GTGAAAGTCGTATTGGTACCGGTCGCAGGAACACCTGAAATGGCCAGTGCAGCGGTATTTGAAGAAATACTTGTTTCAGTAATGGCTAAACCACCTGATGCAGCAGTAGATCCGGCGAGGTAGACATATCCTGATGGAAGAGTAACGTTTAAGTTTCCTGAGGAAACAGTTCCCCCTAAAACTGTAACCGTAAATTGACGTGCGCCGTTGGCAACCTCAAAATCCAGGGTAGGTGCGCCGGTCCCGGCGGCGATCTGCTGGGCCCTTAAATGGTTCGACATCAGCAGCATACAAGCTGAAACAAGGAAAAATACGAGATATTTAATAGCAATCCGCGAGCGGATTAGTTTCAGCTGCCTTTCAGCTGCATGTTCCCCGAGGATCTCAAGGTTTTGTGCCGGGCATACCTGGCCCGAACCTGGTAATTTTTGTTTCATACTAACAGATTAGTGGTTAAATAAAAGATGATACTACGGTGTTGTATTACTTGATAGTGTTTGTTGAGTAGTAGCAAGAAATCGTTTATAATGGTGCGGTTTGGGGTGAAACCCCAGATTTACAGCCTGTTTACAGACTTTATTGGGGTTATTTATTTTTTTGATTTAAATTTTGCATGTTGTAGAAGATTGTTCAGTTCAAGGATGTTAGCCGCTTTCGTCTTTTTTAGGATGACCGCTTTTGTTGTACTGATTGTCGATGCAGAAAGCTTTAATAACTTTGCTATATCAGAGGTTTTCATTCCCTTTGCGAAAAAGGTGGCAAGCAGATATTGATGTGAAGTCAGATGAAATCTGTCTGGCCAGCCTACATTGTTGTGTTGTTGAAGCGTACTATTTTCCTGGGCCAGTATTAATATCATTTGTTTGATTTGGGGACTCAGGTAACGTCTTCCTTTCTGAACGGCACTGATACATTCAATAAGCTCAGAGGGGTCATTATGTTTTAAAACAATACCTTTTACACCATGCCTTGACAGATAATGAACCATCCGGGCTTCCAGATTTTCAGCATGGATGATTAAAGCAGCCAGGGGATAAGCGGTTGTGAATTGTTCAATCTGTTTTAACCAGTTTAGTTTCTGGTCCATGTTAAGACCGATGAGCAGTATATCCATGGATTGTCCAGGATTTACTTTTGGCAAATCATTTATTTTTTTAGCTGAATGGAAAATAATCCTCTTGAAATGTTCTTCGAGAAAGATGCGTAATCCCAGACGCATGATTGGATACTCATCGATTAATCCACATATTTTCATTAATTCGGTCACTTTTTATTGTAATAGCTTTGTTGATAGTTGCTTTTTTCAGACGTTAATACTGTGCTGAAAACGTTATTAGATCATAGAAAAAATTCTATCGCAAAAAAGGGTGTTTTTAAATTTCGGAAAAAGAGCAATGTAGCTACACTAACGTGGATTTGTAGCCACACACTATACTCAATTACAGTAGGTTAATTGGTAATTGATGATGTGGCTATGGGCTTTGGCCGGTAAACAAATCAAACCCACCTGGCAGAGCCTGGTGGGTGATTAACTACGCAACGTTGTGAGAACTATTTAGTAAGGCCATGATTAATGACTTTAACCTGCTTTATAATTTTCCGGATGGCAGACGTTTATCATGTGTTGGCTTTTGATATGTGGTTTTTCGAGCTATGATTTTCATTTTTCAGCACCACACCTAACTCAATAACATTAGTGACTTTCATCTTTTTGAGAATGACCGATTTTGTCGAGCTGATCGTTGAAGCCGTCAGCTTAAGTTGCCTGGCAATTTCCGAGGTTTTCATACCCTTGATAAGATAGGTGGCAAGCAGGTACTGCCTTAGGGTCAGCACATGCAGACCAGGTTGATTTTGACGCAATAATTTATTAGAATTTTTACTGGCAATTATTTTATCGTGAACCATTTTTTCCAGTTCAGGACTCAGATAAATATGTCCGTTGTTAATTTTTTTGATACAATCCAGTAGTTCATTCGGGTCATTTTGCTTGAAGACTATTCCCTTTACACCTAATTTTAGTAATTGAAGCACTGTTTCAATTACCAAAACTTCACCATGAACAATTAAGACTGCTTTGGGGTACTGATACTTACAGTGTTCAACCTGTTTCAGCCAATTGAGTTTACTATCGGCATTTAGGCCGAATATGATCAGATCAATCGTCTCTTGCGCTGGCAGCTTTGAGAAATAATCCAAACTGCCCGAGGAGTAAATAACAATTTCTTGAAAGTGCTGTCTTAGAAATATTTGCAATCCCAAACGGATGATGGGGTGCTCATCAACGAGTCCAAATGTTTGCATAACTTTATATAGTTTGTATGGATGATTTTTGAGCATACTAATTTACCGCTTGTGAGACAGTCACTTACATGTTAAAAAAAATCTGTGGCCTTACAATTAAATTGTTACAGCATATAATAAATTCTACTGCAAACAGAAGAATTTATTAATTAAAAAAAAAGAGCAAACAAGCGACTTTTATGTAGTTTTTTAGCTACTAACCGTGCATCGTTTGAAGCTTTTCCTTTAAGGTTACCACGAAATTTTCAGGAAAATAATTAGCTAGATTAAGGAGTACTTAGTATCCGTTATTTTTGGTAAATGGTAGCTGCTTGAAGCGTGATCATTGGTTGAAGTACAGAACCTTTACGTACCTGAGATCATTTTCTGGAAAGGGGGCATCCACTTGTACTTCAATGCATACCGAAAATTAAAGAGTTTTTATTTTTCATTAAAGGTTTAGTGACTTTATTTCTTTGTATAGTCTAAATCATAAAGCAACGGATGAAATGATAAATACTATACTAATTGCTGATGATCACTGCCTGTCAAGGATCGCGCTGAATTTACTGGTAAAAGATATCTTTGGTAACACTTGCGTGGTTGATTTTGCAGAAAACGGAAAGCAGGTGCTCGATAAATTATCTTCTTGTCAATTCAACATGTTAATTACGGACCTGAATATGCCTGAAACTGATTGTATGGGGATGTTATGCAAGGCTCTGGAACTGGTAAGAGATCTTAAAATATTAGTAGTATCCGTGTATAACGAAAGTATCTATGCACAGCGCTGTCTAAAAGTTGGTGCGTATGGATACCTATGCAAAAATGAGAGCGACGATGACTTTAAAAATGCGATTCGTACAGTTGGTGCAGGTAGAAGATATTACTCTTTTCGCCAGAACGATTTGTTTATTAATTCATTCCTCGATGGCTTTTCGGATAACCCTTTCCACAAACTTTCTGCTCGCGAGTTTGAGGTTGCACTACTTCTGTTAAAAGGCCATGGTGCGATTGAGGTGGCTAACGTTATGGATATAAGCCCTTCCACTGCAAGCACTTATAGGGCAAGGGTTTTTAATAAACTGAAAGTTAAAAACCTGATGGAGCTTAACCACCTTTCTAGCCGGTTCGGCATAGCTGACGATTTTGCGTAATCAGGACCATCAATTAAGTAACAGTCGAATCTATTTCATATGCCTAAATTAACATCAGCAGCTACGATACTCCTGGTTAAGGATGTTATCTATTCTGTAAACTGGTACACAAACAAACTTGGATTTTCAAACGCAGAATTTTACGGAAATCCGGCAGAATGTGCTATCATAGAAAGGGATGAAAATTACATCATGCTTAGTCAAGCCGATCCGGAACTTTTTAAGTCACATCGGAAAGCAGTCAAGAAAACAAATAAGATATTCTTTTGGGTCGATGATATTGAAGAACTTTACAATGAGTTCAGGGATAAAGATGCAAATATTGGTTACGAGCTTTATCTGGCTCCGTGGGGCGGTAAGGAATTTGGCATTAATGACCCGGATGAATATGATATATTTTTTGGCGAGAGCTTTAAAGTGATAAACCCTTTTTGCATGTTTAGGTTATAAACAATCCGGAAGCTATATTTAACAATAAAGTAAAAATGCTCATTCACTAATTATCTGAGGAGAAAGGCAAAGAACAATTGAACATTTTTATTCAGATGATATTGAAGGTGCATCAATGTCAAACGCAATCCAGGTAAAATCTGATGGATTTCGTTAAGGAGATACCTTGCAACAAAGGAAAAATATAACTTAATTAGTTTGTAAACCAATAAGTTAAGCCAACATTGGATTACTTGGGCAAATGGTAGTAAAATTGCTCGTTTAAAAACATATACAACTGGAGTGTTATGTTTGTAGTAGGATTTGTTCAACCGGATCATCCCAAGGTATTGGTTTTTTCAAACATTTGTAAGAACGAAACGCAACTTTACAGGAGTATTGTCAGCGCATTGGAAGAATTAAATATTACATTGGAACTACCAATCACCTTAGAATCAATCCAAAATTTTTCAAGCGAAAAGAAACCATGTTTTATAGAAACCAAAAACTCTATTAAAATTGTGTTTGCTGAGAAATCAGTTTTAGAGCAGGCTATTTATACGTATATATCTTAGGGTGACAAATAGTTTTAATAGTATAGGGCGTCTAACCGGATAAAATATGTCAAAGAGCAGCTAGCCTCTATGGCAGGTGTTCGATATCAGGACAGTCTTGTCAGAGAACATGGGTACATATTGACCTGAATCCACCTCATAATCAGCCTGTTTGAGCAGGATAGTAAATTTTCAGTCGAATGCTAAATGTACTTCCTTTCCCAGGCGCTGATTGTATCTGGAGTCTTCCCTCTATTTTTTTTAGCAGAGCAAGGATTAAGAAACTACCCGTTCCACTTGTTGTTCCGTTTACATTTCCGGTGATAAAATCGTTAATTTCAGCAGGTGTCAGTCCGTTTCCAGTATCAGACACGTTTAGGATCAACTCATTGCTTTCAAGAAAGGCGCTTAGTGTGATTATTCCATGAAAAGTATATTTGTTTGCATTGTCGACCAGGTTACGAATCACACAGGCAAGTAATTGGTAATCGCAGAAGCAGACCAAACAGGTTGGAAGAACCATAATTTTGTTTTCATTCATTTTTGCAATATCCTGGTAAAGATTTGTTACTTCCAGTAGAAAAGCATCAAGCGCGAAGTAGCACGGCTTTATCTTAAAATCGTCTCTTTGACTGTCTGCCCATAGAAAGAACTTTTCTGTAAAAGTTTCCAGGCTCCTTGATCCTAGTTTCAATTGATGAAGTGTTTCATTAAAATTATTAACAGGTATAAAGCAGCGCTTATCTGCCAGATAACTGCTAATGGTAGAAATGGAACGGACTGGCGAGCGTATATCATGTAAAACCATTGTGATCAGCTGATTTTTTATCTTGTTATTTTCTAACAATACTATTTCAGATTGCCGCAGACGCTCAATGGTTTCATTTGTTTCAATAGTTAAAGCTTTTAGCTGCCGCTGGAGAAAATTGTATTTCTGTTTAAAATATACTAGCTGCCTATGAAGCACTAAATAGACGGCCAGAGCTGCCAATGCAACCACCGTGAGATTAAACGATAGGTCATTATCCCACCATGATTTTGCTATAATGAAAGCATGCAGGCCTTTTTGATCTGCAAAGCACTGGCCCGATGACCATATGATTTTGTAACTAACCAAAGTTGTCCCATGCTGTGGTATCTGAGAATTTTTCGAAATCGGAAAATGCCAAAGTGCTGCTCTGACGGTATTATATAAACGTATCCGTTTTTGGCGCAGGTTTAATGAAACATGCGACAAATTCTTCACCCGGTGGCAAGGTTTTGAATTACACATTGTAACTGCTATTGAAAACTTTAAATAAAGGAAAGTTGCCGTGCGGATTCATATTGGGTATGTTAGTATAAAGGGTGTGTTGTAGTCTGTTGATGATCGTTTTTGTTAATGGAAGTGAGAAAATTTGTTAATGTGTGTATAATCTGATTCAGGGATAATTGGATAAGATATTGCAGATGGATCGTGCTTGCATTGAGATCCATCTGCAACGGCTGATTAATTCTTCAAGATGGTTTTTGAAAACCTGGTCCCGTCTTTCAATGTGATCGTTACGATATAAGTGCCAATTGTCAAATTTGCCATGTCAATGGAAGGTTTGATCATACCCTCGTTGGTATATACTGCCACTCCTGATTGATTATAAACAGCTATCTTTTGGATCTTTTCAAAACCTATATTGTCAATGTTGAGCTGCGCGGCTACCGGATTTGGATACATTCTAATACTTACTGCTTCCAGCGAAACAGAACGGATTTTACTATAAGCAAAACTTTCATCCAGATCGGTCATCTTTAAGCGGTAATAGTTTGTACCAGCTGCCGGGTCTGTATCTGTGAAATTATATTTTGACAGGGCACTTGCATTTGTTGCAGCAGGCAGCTGTCCGATTTCATTCCAGGTGCGTGCGTCCGTGCTGCGCTCAATACCAAAGTAGGAGCTGTTCATTTCAGCTGATGTCATCCAGTTCAGCTGTACCTGTGCTTCAAATCCTTTTACATCAAAGCTCACCAGCGTTACTGGTAAAGGCTTACTCCAGCTAAGCACATAGGTTGCCGGGGTTGGATCAACAACTCCGGCTGCGTCAACGTAGGCATATTGAAATTGTGTTGAAGTACTGCCCAGCGAGGCTGGTATAAATTTAACCTGCAACTTGGATGGGTCAAAGTTTGGGATCGTTATGCCGGACGTAACCAATACATTATTATAATATAGTTCAGCATTGGCAGGTACGCTCGTAATCTTAACAGATTTACTGGTCAGCACACCACCCGCCGGTAAGTCTTCCGGGTCACTTCCCGACAAGACTGGCGGGTTTGTACCACCGTTCAGGGTAAGGAATTGGTTTAGGATTGGCTGACTGATCACCGTTGTTTTAGGGTCACTATTTGGCTGCTGTTCGATACCAAAGTTGGCAGTGCTGACATTGATATTGGAAGTAGTCAGAGTAATAATTCCGGTCTTGTTGGCCGTATTGGGTGTTCCATTCAGGTTAACCCCGGTGTTTACCCATCCGGCGGGAAGGTCAGATGCGCTTAGGATCGTGTTATTAGCCTGACTGGCCTTGGTCAGTATGATCGAATATACTGTATTTGGGGGCACGTTAGGGAAATTGTACACACCCGTTACAGCATTTACCGGCACTGAAGCAATTACTGCTCCTGACGCATTTGTTAAATTGGCAAATAATCCTCCGGCATTCGTGAAAAGCTCCGAACCATCCTTGCTTGCCCCTGCATTGGCATCATTCCATATATTTCCTCCTACTGATATGAGGGCATCGGAGAATGGTATTGTGATGCTCCCCGGGGTAGGATCTTGTACGCCTGCATTGTCTACCGCTGCTATTGGCAGTACCACAGTTACTGCTCCGTCTACCGGATCAACCCGGACGGTCACTGTGGGTGTACCAGACGCATTCGTAGGAATGCCACCAGGGTAGGCAGAATTGATTGCTGACAGGTTTGCATATGAAATTCCATTGATCACGATGCTTGTTACGTTTGCGGGGAATGACGTAATCTTGATAAAACTCACAATTCCGGGCGCAGGATCACCTGTATTAGGATCTCCATTTGTGCTCGTAGTAAAGGCAGTTGAAGGAATAGTGACTGTATTGGTACCGCCCGGATTTGGCTGAGCCGCCAGGGAACTGATGGCAGTTTGCGGTGACTGCTCGATCCCCATGTTGCCATTGGGCTTATCTGTATTTGTATTTGCATTCAATATGGTATATGAACTTACGATGCCATTGGCAGTGCCATCCGGAGTAGTACCTGTTCCGTTGGATGACTCTCCGGTACTGACATAAGCTGGCGGTAAATTCAATAAATGAACTGTATATGTGCCGGTCTCTATGTAAGAAATATTATATGTTCCATCAGCATTTACATTTGTTGTTGTACCTGAAACAATATTACCTGCCCCATCATACAAAGCAACTTGTAAGCCACTTACAACCGTAGTATTAATAGCTGTTCCATTTACAAGGTTATCAGACAAACCATTTACATCATTTAAAATAGTGCCTGAATAGACTATCGGACAGGACAGTAACGAAGCCGTATATACATTAAAGTCATCAGAAAAACTTTGCGGATCTGTGGCGTTAGAACTTGGCACAAATGATACGTCAAAATTTCCCGAATTTGGAATATTGCCTGGTAGTTTAATTTCAAGCGTGTAGTCGACCTTTGAGCTTCCATTTGGGGTAATATTATAAGTATATGATGCAGCTGAACTATTAGAAGCGTTAACAGCCCCATTGAAAAAACTTATACTGCCGGCGCCTGTTGTGGCGGTTCCATTGGAAGTGGATATCACAGCATATAAAGTACCTCCATAGCTGATTCGTAAAT
The nucleotide sequence above comes from Dyadobacter subterraneus. Encoded proteins:
- a CDS encoding response regulator transcription factor, whose translation is MKICGLIDEYPIMRLGLRIFLEEHFKRIIFHSAKKINDLPKVNPGQSMDILLIGLNMDQKLNWLKQIEQFTTAYPLAALIIHAENLEARMVHYLSRHGVKGIVLKHNDPSELIECISAVQKGRRYLSPQIKQMILILAQENSTLQQHNNVGWPDRFHLTSHQYLLATFFAKGMKTSDIAKLLKLSASTISTTKAVILKKTKAANILELNNLLQHAKFKSKK
- a CDS encoding response regulator transcription factor, which translates into the protein MLKNHPYKLYKVMQTFGLVDEHPIIRLGLQIFLRQHFQEIVIYSSGSLDYFSKLPAQETIDLIIFGLNADSKLNWLKQVEHCKYQYPKAVLIVHGEVLVIETVLQLLKLGVKGIVFKQNDPNELLDCIKKINNGHIYLSPELEKMVHDKIIASKNSNKLLRQNQPGLHVLTLRQYLLATYLIKGMKTSEIARQLKLTASTISSTKSVILKKMKVTNVIELGVVLKNENHSSKNHISKANT
- a CDS encoding response regulator — protein: MINTILIADDHCLSRIALNLLVKDIFGNTCVVDFAENGKQVLDKLSSCQFNMLITDLNMPETDCMGMLCKALELVRDLKILVVSVYNESIYAQRCLKVGAYGYLCKNESDDDFKNAIRTVGAGRRYYSFRQNDLFINSFLDGFSDNPFHKLSAREFEVALLLLKGHGAIEVANVMDISPSTASTYRARVFNKLKVKNLMELNHLSSRFGIADDFA
- a CDS encoding VOC family protein, which gives rise to MPKLTSAATILLVKDVIYSVNWYTNKLGFSNAEFYGNPAECAIIERDENYIMLSQADPELFKSHRKAVKKTNKIFFWVDDIEELYNEFRDKDANIGYELYLAPWGGKEFGINDPDEYDIFFGESFKVINPFCMFRL
- a CDS encoding sensor histidine kinase, with translation MCNSKPCHRVKNLSHVSLNLRQKRIRLYNTVRAALWHFPISKNSQIPQHGTTLVSYKIIWSSGQCFADQKGLHAFIIAKSWWDNDLSFNLTVVALAALAVYLVLHRQLVYFKQKYNFLQRQLKALTIETNETIERLRQSEIVLLENNKIKNQLITMVLHDIRSPVRSISTISSYLADKRCFIPVNNFNETLHQLKLGSRSLETFTEKFFLWADSQRDDFKIKPCYFALDAFLLEVTNLYQDIAKMNENKIMVLPTCLVCFCDYQLLACVIRNLVDNANKYTFHGIITLSAFLESNELILNVSDTGNGLTPAEINDFITGNVNGTTSGTGSFLILALLKKIEGRLQIQSAPGKGSTFSIRLKIYYPAQTG
- a CDS encoding T9SS type A sorting domain-containing protein, which produces MRTLFKPYLFVALFALATSATISSAQTCATIQRFQTTTFARLVSGPGANVPMATYTQNGWVGSGSGNIDRGTDNVYFSDNNNTQTFTQAVTSVNLKGTGATFSMSFAAFNGNSLNFPYDGNQSDLRISYGGTLYAVISTSNGTATTGAGSISFFNGAVNASNSSAASYTYNITPNGSSKVDYTLEIKLPGNIPNSGNFDVSFVPSSNATDPQSFSDDFNVYTASLLSCPIVYSGTILNDVNGLSDNLVNGTAINTTVVSGLQVALYDGAGNIVSGTTTNVNADGTYNISYIETGTYTVHLLNLPPAYVSTGESSNGTGTTPDGTANGIVSSYTILNANTNTDKPNGNMGIEQSPQTAISSLAAQPNPGGTNTVTIPSTAFTTSTNGDPNTGDPAPGIVSFIKITSFPANVTSIVINGISYANLSAINSAYPGGIPTNASGTPTVTVRVDPVDGAVTVVLPIAAVDNAGVQDPTPGSITIPFSDALISVGGNIWNDANAGASKDGSELFTNAGGLFANLTNASGAVIASVPVNAVTGVYNFPNVPPNTVYSIILTKASQANNTILSASDLPAGWVNTGVNLNGTPNTANKTGIITLTTSNINVSTANFGIEQQPNSDPKTTVISQPILNQFLTLNGGTNPPVLSGSDPEDLPAGGVLTSKSVKITSVPANAELYYNNVLVTSGITIPNFDPSKLQVKFIPASLGSTSTQFQYAYVDAAGVVDPTPATYVLSWSKPLPVTLVSFDVKGFEAQVQLNWMTSAEMNSSYFGIERSTDARTWNEIGQLPAATNASALSKYNFTDTDPAAGTNYYRLKMTDLDESFAYSKIRSVSLEAVSIRMYPNPVAAQLNIDNIGFEKIQKIAVYNQSGVAVYTNEGMIKPSIDMANLTIGTYIVTITLKDGTRFSKTILKN